A region from the Palaeococcus ferrophilus DSM 13482 genome encodes:
- the malP gene encoding maltodextrin phosphorylase: MEDVKKMIESKLPGNIEGLLELAYNYWWSWNRRATRLWEKIDPEHWREYKNPVKLLLDTPEERLKELSKDDDFMNLYELVMDQFRHYMEAESTWFSTNYPKWDRPIVYMCMEYGISKSLPIYSGGLGILAGDHVKTASDLGLPFIAVGLLYKHGYFRQEIDENGRQREVFPEHSPEEMPIEPVLGKDGKPLRVEVPIEDRMVYARAFKVKVGRVELYLLDTDVPENDEDDRKICDYLYNAEMDKRIKQEILLGIGGMRLLRALGVEPGVIHLNEGHPAFANFQRIAWYMDEGLSFMEAWSLVRGTTIFTTHTPVPAGHDRFPITEVEKRLEKFFEGLPKERFLDLGREGDQINMTLLSISTSSYVNGVSKLHAEVSKRMWQDIWKEVPLDEIPIEAITNGVHTKTWLHNEIKKLIDRYVGRIWREHANIEGIWYAVERIPNEELWEAHLKAKKEFIELLRRKAIRRNTRLGIDEPLPEIDENALIIGFARRFATYKRATLILSDLERLKRLLNNPKRPVYIVFGGKAHPMDEGGKEFLRRVYEVSRMPEFKGKIFVMENYDMGSARLMVAGVDVWLNNPRRPMEASGTSGMKAGLNGVLNVSIYDGWWVEGYNGKNGWVIGEETTEPETEADDPKDAESLYRLLEEEVIPTYYSNRERWIYMMKESIKSIAPRFSTHRMVKEYMDKFYSKAMSNHIWLTRENYHETRNIAAWKERILASWPNVRIERILTQDARAVEVTVDLDGLNPEDVKVELYYGVKAEGYIIEKPHIIELKHPEDLGGGRWLYRYEGSALKHLGNPCWHYAVRVHPHHEKLPHEFLLGLVKWKGFFEA; encoded by the coding sequence ATGGAAGACGTCAAAAAGATGATTGAATCAAAGCTCCCCGGCAACATTGAGGGGCTTCTTGAGCTGGCGTACAACTACTGGTGGAGCTGGAACAGAAGGGCCACCAGGCTCTGGGAGAAGATTGACCCCGAGCACTGGCGCGAGTACAAAAACCCCGTGAAACTACTCCTCGATACTCCGGAGGAGAGGCTCAAGGAGCTCTCAAAGGATGACGACTTCATGAACCTCTATGAACTCGTTATGGACCAGTTCAGGCACTACATGGAGGCCGAATCAACCTGGTTCTCAACCAACTACCCCAAGTGGGACAGGCCGATAGTCTACATGTGCATGGAGTACGGCATAAGCAAGAGCCTTCCGATTTACTCGGGTGGCCTTGGAATACTCGCCGGCGACCACGTTAAGACGGCAAGCGATTTGGGATTGCCTTTCATAGCGGTGGGCCTCCTCTACAAGCACGGCTACTTCAGGCAGGAGATAGACGAGAACGGAAGACAGAGGGAAGTATTCCCCGAGCACAGCCCGGAGGAGATGCCCATAGAGCCCGTACTCGGAAAGGACGGAAAGCCGCTGAGGGTGGAGGTGCCCATAGAGGACAGGATGGTTTACGCGAGGGCCTTCAAGGTTAAGGTGGGCAGGGTGGAGCTCTACCTCCTCGATACCGATGTTCCCGAGAACGACGAGGACGACAGGAAGATATGCGACTACCTCTACAACGCGGAGATGGACAAGAGAATAAAGCAGGAAATCCTCCTGGGCATAGGTGGGATGAGGCTCCTCAGGGCCCTTGGAGTTGAGCCCGGTGTTATACACCTCAACGAGGGGCACCCGGCCTTTGCGAACTTCCAGAGGATAGCGTGGTACATGGATGAGGGCCTGAGCTTCATGGAGGCCTGGAGCCTCGTTAGAGGGACGACGATATTCACGACCCATACACCGGTTCCGGCCGGCCACGACCGCTTCCCCATCACGGAGGTTGAGAAGAGACTCGAGAAGTTCTTCGAGGGGCTTCCAAAGGAGAGGTTCCTAGACCTCGGAAGGGAGGGCGACCAGATCAACATGACGCTTCTCTCAATAAGCACCTCCAGCTACGTCAACGGCGTGAGCAAGCTGCACGCTGAAGTAAGCAAGCGCATGTGGCAGGACATCTGGAAAGAGGTTCCGCTGGACGAGATTCCCATAGAAGCCATAACCAACGGTGTCCACACAAAAACGTGGCTTCATAACGAGATCAAGAAGCTCATAGACCGCTACGTGGGAAGAATCTGGAGGGAGCACGCCAACATAGAGGGTATATGGTACGCCGTCGAGAGAATACCCAATGAGGAGCTCTGGGAGGCACACCTCAAGGCCAAGAAGGAGTTTATAGAACTCCTCAGAAGGAAGGCGATACGGAGGAACACACGCCTTGGAATAGACGAGCCCCTCCCGGAGATAGACGAGAACGCCCTCATAATAGGCTTCGCGAGGCGTTTTGCAACCTACAAGCGCGCCACCCTCATACTGAGCGACCTTGAGAGGCTCAAGAGGCTCCTCAACAACCCGAAGAGGCCGGTTTACATAGTCTTCGGAGGAAAGGCACACCCGATGGACGAGGGGGGAAAGGAGTTCCTCAGGAGGGTTTACGAGGTCTCCCGGATGCCCGAGTTCAAAGGAAAGATATTCGTCATGGAGAACTACGATATGGGAAGCGCGAGGCTCATGGTTGCCGGCGTTGACGTGTGGCTCAACAACCCGCGCAGGCCCATGGAGGCGAGCGGAACGAGCGGAATGAAGGCCGGGCTGAACGGCGTTCTGAACGTCAGCATCTACGACGGCTGGTGGGTCGAGGGCTACAACGGAAAGAACGGCTGGGTTATCGGGGAAGAAACCACGGAGCCGGAGACGGAAGCGGACGACCCCAAAGACGCGGAGAGCCTCTACCGCCTTCTCGAGGAGGAGGTCATTCCAACTTACTACAGCAACCGCGAGCGCTGGATATACATGATGAAGGAGAGCATAAAGAGCATCGCACCGCGCTTCAGCACTCACCGCATGGTAAAGGAGTACATGGACAAGTTCTATTCCAAGGCCATGAGCAACCACATCTGGCTCACCAGGGAGAACTACCACGAGACCAGGAACATCGCCGCGTGGAAGGAGCGCATCCTCGCCTCGTGGCCGAACGTGAGGATAGAGAGGATACTTACCCAGGACGCCAGGGCTGTGGAGGTTACGGTTGACCTCGATGGACTGAACCCGGAGGACGTCAAGGTGGAGCTCTACTACGGCGTCAAGGCGGAAGGCTATATAATTGAGAAGCCCCACATCATAGAACTCAAGCACCCCGAAGACCTCGGGGGCGGAAGGTGGCTCTACAGGTACGAGGGTAGCGCCCTGAAGCACCTTGGAAACCCCTGCTGGCACTACGCCGTCAGGGTGCACCCCCATCACGAGAAGCTCCCCCACGAGTTCCTCCTGGGCCTTGTGAAGTGGAAGGGCTTCTTCGAGGCGTAA
- a CDS encoding sodium-dependent transporter produces the protein MDTRKWTAYLILLVAGYAAGIGTLGLVPQFWLKYGTNGLGAYILFTVAFMYLAITEAEAVQRSRYHFVELYTKLTPYRGMLIAAFVLNVLFLSYYTANVGLTLLSPFLGTGTMGRLIAKILIIVLAYLIISRAKEKTFLIMAWGGITFILLVVLLGILFRTTISPDNAYLQMANGMLHASHPITLALLRDAAIRAIYGVGLGFMFYLMLGSFLGDRFNAKVIIGGGVLIQVLVGIMGTYTLIYGASQASPGLLLNFATGGEEAALKFMGELVTYLTPLQTLLIGLGLFMAGITSIIPIFETALQMVPALMGVGRKQGANYVAGIVLILGLVNAVPLVADISLQAVNIALFITAIFEAIPLVYRLKHVTLPERAIAAIGIVMFAVLGIETLHNVTTMGTQYWASVIIALAVLVIGVGVRSPPGE, from the coding sequence ATGGACACGAGGAAATGGACAGCTTATCTAATCCTGCTCGTGGCGGGATACGCCGCGGGTATAGGAACGCTTGGGCTGGTACCCCAGTTCTGGCTCAAATACGGAACGAACGGACTCGGAGCGTACATACTATTCACCGTGGCCTTCATGTACCTCGCCATCACAGAGGCGGAGGCCGTTCAGAGGAGCCGCTACCACTTCGTGGAACTCTACACAAAGCTCACTCCATACAGGGGAATGCTAATAGCGGCGTTTGTGCTAAACGTGCTCTTCCTATCCTACTACACGGCCAACGTTGGACTGACGCTCCTATCGCCATTCCTAGGAACGGGAACGATGGGCAGGCTCATCGCGAAGATACTCATAATAGTGCTGGCCTATCTGATAATCTCCCGCGCCAAGGAGAAGACATTCCTCATCATGGCATGGGGAGGTATTACCTTCATACTTCTCGTGGTGCTCCTCGGGATACTCTTCAGAACGACAATAAGCCCCGACAACGCCTACCTCCAGATGGCAAACGGGATGCTCCACGCAAGCCACCCCATAACGCTGGCCCTCCTGAGGGACGCGGCAATAAGGGCAATCTACGGAGTGGGACTGGGTTTCATGTTCTACCTCATGCTGGGCAGCTTCCTCGGTGATAGATTCAACGCGAAGGTCATCATTGGAGGGGGAGTGCTCATACAGGTGCTGGTTGGAATCATGGGCACGTACACCCTCATCTACGGGGCCTCCCAGGCCTCACCCGGCCTTCTCCTTAACTTCGCCACGGGCGGTGAGGAAGCGGCCCTCAAGTTCATGGGGGAGCTTGTCACATACCTAACGCCGCTCCAAACACTCCTCATAGGACTCGGGCTGTTCATGGCGGGCATTACGAGCATAATCCCCATCTTCGAGACGGCACTCCAGATGGTTCCAGCGCTCATGGGCGTGGGAAGAAAGCAGGGCGCCAATTACGTGGCGGGAATAGTGCTCATCCTCGGCCTCGTCAATGCGGTACCTCTCGTGGCCGACATAAGCCTCCAGGCGGTCAACATAGCGCTGTTCATAACAGCCATCTTCGAAGCGATTCCCCTCGTCTACAGGCTCAAGCACGTGACGCTCCCCGAGAGGGCCATCGCGGCCATTGGCATCGTGATGTTCGCAGTGCTTGGCATCGAAACCCTCCACAACGTCACGACGATGGGAACACAGTACTGGGCTTCGGTAATCATAGCCCTGGCGGTGCTCGTCATTGGTGTTGGAGTGAGGAGCCCCCCAGGGGAGTGA
- a CDS encoding respiratory chain complex I subunit 1 family protein, translated as MIETALKALFILLYATFVGFMFMGIIRIVTARIHRRVGPPIYQPILDTIKLLSKKSNITHGLIYDFGILYAVGATVLAVMFIPLGNVGVLRAYGDLILITFLLEIPMLGIMFAAMSSGNPWAGIGAQRALLTLLAIQVPLGFAIVALAEYYGTFSTYQIVMAQQTMGWSIAHLPLLLAAIAYDLVLQAMFGKEPFDIMIAPGEISLGPMVEFGGKHMGLLNIQHAIALFAETLFFSNIFLGGGVVTAFASPILNTIASLGVLLVKQVAVLLVATFMAAIFPRFTIDQAAKFYWKWPTIIAALGAILASL; from the coding sequence ATGATTGAGACGGCACTCAAGGCTCTCTTTATACTTCTTTACGCGACCTTTGTGGGCTTTATGTTCATGGGAATAATCAGGATAGTGACGGCAAGGATACACAGGAGGGTTGGTCCGCCAATCTACCAGCCTATCCTCGATACTATCAAGCTCCTCTCCAAGAAGAGCAACATAACCCACGGCCTCATCTACGACTTCGGAATCCTCTACGCGGTCGGCGCTACAGTATTAGCTGTGATGTTCATACCTCTCGGAAACGTCGGTGTGCTCAGGGCCTACGGTGACCTAATCCTCATCACCTTCCTCCTTGAGATACCGATGCTCGGTATAATGTTCGCCGCGATGAGCTCGGGCAACCCCTGGGCCGGTATAGGTGCGCAGAGGGCACTCCTAACGCTCCTCGCCATACAGGTGCCGCTTGGATTTGCCATAGTGGCGTTAGCAGAATACTACGGAACCTTCAGCACCTACCAGATAGTCATGGCCCAGCAGACGATGGGATGGAGCATCGCCCACCTCCCGCTCCTGCTCGCGGCGATAGCTTACGACCTCGTCCTCCAGGCCATGTTCGGAAAGGAGCCCTTCGACATAATGATAGCCCCGGGTGAGATATCCCTTGGTCCAATGGTCGAGTTTGGGGGAAAGCACATGGGCCTCCTCAACATCCAGCACGCTATAGCGCTCTTCGCGGAGACGCTGTTCTTCAGCAACATCTTCCTCGGCGGTGGAGTGGTCACGGCATTCGCAAGCCCAATACTCAACACTATCGCGAGCCTTGGAGTGCTCCTCGTCAAGCAGGTGGCGGTACTGCTGGTGGCAACATTCATGGCCGCAATATTCCCGAGGTTCACCATAGACCAGGCGGCAAAGTTCTACTGGAAGTGGCCCACAATAATAGCCGCGCTTGGAGCTATACTGGCAAGTCTGTGA
- a CDS encoding NADH-quinone oxidoreductase subunit C yields the protein MAEEVKATWSKGEEIVNALLEKAPYADGTVRRERRLEFKVPADRIPDFLRTAKANGFELLLQITAVDWLKDGEMELVYQLFSISHGTHAMVKTRLPRDDARIPSVRDIYPAAETYERDAHEFYKVIFEGNDKLEMPWILEDEDKEAGVCHRKDFDMLTYVKKKYKLLDRFDEDKENYVI from the coding sequence ATGGCGGAAGAGGTTAAGGCAACCTGGTCAAAGGGGGAGGAAATTGTGAACGCGCTCCTTGAGAAGGCGCCCTACGCCGATGGAACGGTTAGGAGGGAGAGGCGGCTGGAGTTTAAGGTTCCGGCCGACAGGATACCTGACTTCCTCCGCACGGCCAAAGCGAACGGCTTTGAGCTTCTGCTCCAGATCACCGCCGTTGACTGGCTCAAAGATGGTGAAATGGAGCTCGTTTACCAGCTCTTCAGCATAAGCCACGGCACCCACGCGATGGTCAAGACCAGGCTTCCAAGGGACGACGCTAGGATTCCAAGTGTCAGGGACATATATCCAGCCGCTGAGACCTACGAGAGAGATGCACATGAGTTCTACAAAGTGATCTTTGAAGGCAACGACAAGCTTGAGATGCCCTGGATACTGGAGGACGAGGACAAAGAGGCCGGAGTTTGCCACAGGAAGGACTTCGACATGCTGACCTACGTGAAGAAGAAGTACAAACTCCTCGACAGGTTTGATGAGGATAAGGAGAACTACGTAATCTGA
- the nuoI gene encoding NADH-quinone oxidoreductase subunit NuoI — MEEITFRIAPESKVRKKPSFLKPWMSIKYLFKKPVTIKIPYESLEPAKDYRGFHTLNWKTCIGCNMCGQICPARAIEMTWIEVDGKVEKRPHPKVDYGRCTFCQFCVDVCPTNALGFAESYMLTTEWKDEELQLFDWVPIPPETFREIQESRRDWRFPVERIKFNKETKEVTYYLKNGEEFKFKILGYGLKPPAAAKPKPAAKPAAKSVEKKEEPKAEKKEAPAKPEEKKE, encoded by the coding sequence ATGGAGGAGATTACGTTTAGGATTGCCCCGGAGAGTAAGGTCAGGAAGAAACCCTCATTCCTCAAGCCTTGGATGAGTATCAAGTACCTCTTCAAGAAGCCGGTCACGATAAAGATACCCTACGAGAGCTTAGAGCCTGCCAAGGACTACCGCGGATTCCACACCCTCAACTGGAAGACCTGCATAGGCTGTAACATGTGCGGTCAAATATGTCCAGCGAGAGCAATAGAGATGACGTGGATAGAGGTGGACGGCAAGGTGGAGAAGAGGCCCCATCCGAAGGTTGACTACGGACGCTGTACATTCTGCCAGTTCTGCGTTGACGTCTGCCCAACTAACGCACTCGGCTTCGCGGAGAGCTACATGCTCACAACCGAGTGGAAAGATGAGGAGCTTCAGCTCTTCGACTGGGTGCCAATACCCCCCGAGACGTTCAGGGAGATACAGGAGAGCCGTCGTGACTGGAGGTTCCCTGTGGAGAGGATAAAGTTCAACAAAGAGACCAAAGAGGTCACATACTACCTTAAGAACGGGGAGGAGTTCAAGTTCAAAATACTGGGCTACGGCCTCAAGCCGCCGGCGGCGGCAAAGCCAAAGCCCGCGGCAAAGCCGGCCGCCAAGTCGGTCGAGAAGAAAGAAGAGCCCAAAGCGGAAAAGAAAGAAGCTCCCGCAAAGCCTGAGGAGAAGAAGGAGTGA
- a CDS encoding NuoB/complex I 20 kDa subunit family protein — MVDWRLFDPLFEYARKRSMWIVAFCTGCGGIEMPPLATSRFDFERFGMMPNPAPRMADLFLITGYVTPKTLKRIIITYEMQPDPKYVLAHGSCPLNGGVYWDGYNAIKHLDKYIPVDVVIAGCMPRPEAVMDGIQKMMELIETGKADGWKRYKENYEYYKKNQDELFGEGWREKTARRWIPWVVDRKNEVREE; from the coding sequence ATGGTGGATTGGAGACTCTTTGACCCCCTCTTTGAATACGCGAGAAAGAGGAGCATGTGGATTGTGGCTTTCTGTACAGGGTGCGGTGGTATAGAGATGCCGCCCCTCGCCACCTCAAGGTTTGACTTCGAACGTTTCGGTATGATGCCCAACCCAGCCCCGAGGATGGCCGACCTCTTCCTCATTACGGGCTACGTAACCCCAAAGACCCTCAAGAGGATAATCATAACCTACGAGATGCAGCCTGACCCGAAGTACGTCCTTGCCCACGGCTCATGCCCGCTCAACGGAGGAGTTTACTGGGACGGCTACAACGCCATCAAACACCTCGACAAGTACATACCCGTTGACGTTGTCATAGCGGGCTGTATGCCGAGGCCTGAGGCCGTTATGGATGGAATTCAGAAGATGATGGAGCTCATAGAGACGGGCAAGGCCGATGGATGGAAGCGCTACAAGGAGAACTACGAGTACTACAAGAAGAACCAGGACGAGCTCTTCGGTGAGGGATGGAGAGAGAAGACTGCGAGAAGATGGATACCCTGGGTGGTTGACAGGAAGAATGAAGTGAGGGAGGAGTGA
- a CDS encoding NADH-quinone oxidoreductase subunit D: protein MVSQEELIMEARANGMDLLPIDKDTYELFFGPQHMATENYSLILKMDGNRVVKAVANPGFLHRGFEKLAEYRPWHTNIALLLRICVPEPDVPEAIYSMAVDEIMGWEVPERAQWIRTTVLEMARVSAYLFWIMGLSFKLGVYTAGHWAAAYRERLMALFEQLTGARVYHIYTIPGGVRRDIPGDKWLRQLKDTVEYIKDKLKDFDNILFENYITYRRLEGIGVMDKRFALSEGVTGPNLRATGVPYDVRRVDPYLLYPELDFEVPVLREGDALARALIRRFEIEQDLYVLEQLLDMGPPSGPYKVNHPGFKSLPRLKVPAGDAFAHVEATKGDFGAYVVSDGKNKPYRVQIRGPSIAHGIRVIEQLLVGARLADVPVILMSLDNCPPDIDR from the coding sequence ATGGTTTCACAGGAAGAACTCATTATGGAAGCGAGAGCGAATGGGATGGACCTCCTGCCCATAGATAAGGACACTTATGAGCTCTTTTTCGGTCCACAGCATATGGCCACCGAGAACTACAGCCTGATCCTTAAAATGGACGGCAACAGGGTTGTCAAAGCGGTAGCCAACCCCGGTTTCCTCCACCGCGGTTTCGAGAAGCTCGCCGAGTACAGGCCGTGGCACACCAACATAGCCCTGCTCCTTCGTATATGTGTGCCAGAGCCAGATGTGCCAGAGGCAATATACTCCATGGCTGTGGACGAGATAATGGGATGGGAGGTTCCGGAGAGGGCCCAGTGGATAAGGACGACCGTCCTCGAGATGGCCAGGGTCAGCGCCTACCTGTTCTGGATAATGGGGCTCAGCTTCAAGCTCGGTGTCTACACTGCTGGCCACTGGGCCGCAGCCTACAGGGAGAGGCTCATGGCCCTCTTCGAGCAGCTCACTGGGGCGAGGGTTTATCACATCTACACAATCCCCGGCGGAGTTAGGAGGGACATACCCGGAGACAAGTGGCTCCGCCAGCTGAAAGACACCGTCGAGTACATAAAGGACAAGCTCAAGGACTTCGACAACATCCTCTTTGAGAACTACATCACCTACAGGAGGCTTGAGGGAATAGGCGTCATGGACAAGAGATTTGCCCTCTCCGAGGGCGTCACCGGCCCCAACCTCCGCGCGACGGGAGTGCCCTACGACGTGAGAAGGGTTGACCCATACCTCCTCTATCCCGAGCTGGACTTCGAGGTTCCTGTCCTCAGGGAGGGGGACGCGCTTGCCAGGGCACTCATAAGGCGCTTTGAGATAGAGCAGGACTTATACGTCCTCGAGCAGCTCCTCGACATGGGGCCGCCGAGCGGGCCCTACAAGGTCAACCACCCTGGCTTCAAGAGCCTTCCGAGGCTTAAGGTCCCTGCGGGCGATGCCTTCGCCCACGTCGAGGCGACCAAGGGTGACTTTGGAGCCTACGTCGTCAGCGACGGAAAGAACAAGCCATACAGGGTGCAGATTAGAGGACCCAGCATCGCCCACGGAATTAGAGTGATAGAGCAGCTGCTCGTTGGAGCGAGGCTCGCCGATGTGCCCGTCATACTTATGAGCCTTGACAACTGCCCGCCGGATATAGACAGGTGA